Proteins encoded by one window of Sinorhizobium arboris LMG 14919:
- a CDS encoding arabinose ABC transporter substrate-binding protein has translation MRFIKAVALAGTVAILAATSAFASDVKIGFIVKQPEEPWFQDEWKFADEAAKEKGFTLVKIGAQDGEKVQSAIDNLGAQGAQGFIICTPDVKLGPGIVAKAAANDLKLMTVDDRLVNADGSPIEDVPHMGISATKIGEAVGEAIIAEIKKRGWDMKDVGAIRVSYDQLPTAVDRVEGALSVLKANGFPEANIFDAPQAKTDTEAALNAATVVLNKNAGIKKWVAVGLNDEAVLGAVRATETVGISADSMIGVGIGGADSAINEFKKPSPTGFFGTVIISPKRHGYETALNMYEWIANAKEPEKLTLTAGQLALRDNYEAVRKELGIE, from the coding sequence ATGCGCTTTATCAAGGCCGTCGCTTTGGCCGGCACCGTCGCGATTCTTGCTGCAACATCCGCCTTCGCCTCCGACGTGAAGATCGGCTTCATCGTCAAGCAACCGGAGGAGCCATGGTTCCAGGACGAATGGAAATTCGCCGACGAGGCAGCCAAGGAAAAGGGTTTCACGCTCGTCAAGATCGGCGCCCAGGATGGCGAAAAGGTTCAGTCGGCCATCGACAATCTCGGCGCTCAAGGTGCACAGGGCTTCATCATCTGCACCCCTGACGTGAAGCTTGGCCCCGGCATCGTCGCGAAGGCGGCAGCCAACGACCTGAAGCTGATGACCGTCGACGATCGCCTGGTCAATGCAGACGGCAGCCCGATCGAAGACGTGCCGCATATGGGCATATCCGCCACGAAGATCGGCGAGGCCGTCGGCGAGGCGATTATTGCCGAGATCAAGAAGCGTGGCTGGGACATGAAGGACGTCGGCGCGATCCGCGTTTCCTACGACCAGCTCCCGACTGCGGTCGACCGCGTCGAGGGCGCGCTCTCCGTCCTGAAAGCGAACGGCTTCCCTGAAGCCAATATCTTCGACGCACCGCAGGCAAAGACCGACACCGAAGCTGCGCTCAACGCCGCGACGGTCGTTCTTAACAAGAACGCCGGCATCAAGAAGTGGGTTGCCGTCGGTCTCAACGACGAAGCCGTTCTCGGTGCAGTGCGCGCCACCGAGACGGTCGGCATTTCCGCAGACAGCATGATCGGCGTTGGCATCGGCGGCGCGGACTCCGCGATCAACGAATTCAAGAAGCCCTCGCCCACGGGATTCTTCGGCACCGTCATCATCTCGCCGAAGCGCCACGGCTACGAGACGGCCCTCAACATGTATGAGTGGATCGCCAACGCCAAGGAACCGGAAAAGCTGACCCTGACCGCGGGCCAGCTCGCGCTGCGCGACAACTACGAGGCCGTCCGCAAGGAACTCGGCATCGAGTAA
- a CDS encoding sugar ABC transporter ATP-binding protein, whose amino-acid sequence MASATVLEIHNVSKHFGAVKALTAVNFRLERGEVHALCGENGAGKSTLMNIIAGVLQPSEGEILVEGAPVKIASPAAAQSLGIGLVHQEIALCPDATIAENMFMAATNRRRSVLMDFAKLERDAQAVMNRLAAIDVTQRVGDLPISSQQLVEIAKALTLDCRVLIFDEPTAALTETEAQVLFGIIRDLKARGISIIYISHRMAEVFSLCDRVTVFRDGRYVATETIAEVTPDDVVRLMVGREIDQLYPDKQQFCGRIGKPVLSVRGLGDGARFRDVSFDLRHGEILGVGGLIGSGRTEIAEGICALRPVTQGEVRLHDRVLRLRRYCDAATAGVVYLSEDRKGSGVFLDLSIAQNIAALDLKALTSLGLLNSRRERMLAEDLTRRLGVRMGGVDMPVSSLSGGNQQKVAIAKQLAVDPKVILMDEPTRGIDVGAKSEIHRLLRELAQAGIGILVISSELPELIGLCDRVLVVHEGRIAGEVSGDEMTEEAIMRLASGIGAANETNLKASGHAA is encoded by the coding sequence ATGGCGTCAGCAACCGTGCTGGAGATCCACAATGTCAGCAAGCACTTCGGTGCCGTGAAGGCATTGACAGCTGTAAACTTTCGGCTCGAACGGGGCGAAGTTCACGCACTTTGCGGTGAGAACGGCGCCGGCAAATCGACACTGATGAACATCATCGCCGGCGTGCTGCAGCCGTCGGAGGGAGAGATCCTCGTCGAAGGCGCACCGGTGAAGATCGCCTCGCCAGCGGCGGCGCAGTCGCTCGGGATCGGGCTCGTCCACCAGGAGATCGCTCTTTGCCCGGACGCGACGATCGCGGAAAACATGTTCATGGCGGCGACGAACCGGAGACGCTCGGTTCTGATGGACTTCGCCAAGCTGGAGCGCGACGCCCAGGCCGTGATGAACCGACTGGCCGCGATCGACGTTACCCAAAGGGTGGGCGACCTGCCGATCTCCAGCCAGCAACTCGTAGAGATCGCCAAGGCGCTGACGCTCGATTGCCGCGTGCTCATCTTCGACGAGCCGACGGCGGCGCTGACCGAGACAGAAGCGCAGGTGCTCTTCGGCATCATTCGCGACCTCAAGGCGCGCGGGATCTCGATCATTTATATCAGCCATCGCATGGCGGAGGTGTTCAGCCTTTGCGACCGGGTGACCGTGTTCCGCGACGGCCGCTATGTTGCGACGGAAACCATCGCTGAGGTCACTCCTGACGACGTCGTCCGCCTGATGGTCGGCCGCGAGATCGATCAGCTTTATCCGGACAAGCAGCAATTCTGCGGGCGCATAGGCAAGCCGGTTCTTTCGGTCCGCGGCCTTGGCGACGGCGCGCGCTTCCGCGACGTCAGCTTCGACCTTCGCCACGGCGAGATTCTCGGCGTCGGCGGCCTGATCGGCTCCGGGCGGACGGAAATCGCCGAGGGCATCTGCGCGCTGCGACCGGTGACGCAAGGCGAAGTCCGGCTGCATGACAGGGTGCTTCGTCTACGGCGCTATTGCGACGCGGCAACGGCCGGCGTCGTCTATCTTTCGGAGGATCGGAAGGGATCCGGCGTCTTCCTCGATCTCTCGATCGCCCAGAACATCGCCGCACTCGATCTGAAGGCGTTGACCTCATTGGGCCTGCTCAACTCCCGCAGGGAAAGGATGCTCGCCGAAGACCTGACCCGCAGGCTTGGCGTGCGGATGGGCGGCGTCGACATGCCGGTCTCCTCGCTCTCGGGCGGCAACCAGCAAAAGGTCGCGATCGCCAAGCAACTGGCCGTCGATCCAAAGGTGATCCTGATGGACGAACCGACGCGCGGCATCGATGTCGGCGCCAAATCGGAAATCCATCGGTTGCTGCGCGAGCTTGCCCAGGCCGGCATCGGCATCCTGGTGATTTCGTCGGAACTGCCGGAGCTCATCGGCCTCTGCGATCGCGTGCTGGTGGTGCACGAGGGCCGGATCGCCGGAGAGGTCTCGGGCGATGAAATGACCGAGGAAGCGATCATGCGGCTGGCATCCGGCATCGGCGCGGCGAACGAAACAAATTTGAAGGCATCCGGGCATGCTGCCTGA
- a CDS encoding ABC transporter permease: protein MAVDTLGVAGRTRRPGWKRIGTMREAGLIAIILSLCIIMSFASPHFLTLGNFRAMLMSFSVEGIVVVGMTILLIVGGIDLSVGSVVCFSMVLSGSLFLMGLDPWTASLVGIAASAAIGCIMGFFVTVVGLNHFITSLAAMVIVRGLCLVITKGTPLSLFTLPPEFKAVGQGTFFGVPYVILIFIAVVAAFDFLLRRATAFRKVFYTGSNEKAALYSGIKTKDVKFWVTVLCATLSGVAGTIYMSRFGAATPTFGVGMELNIIAAAVIGGASLNGGSGTILGAILGIALLSVVTSSLILLDVSVYWQDMIKGCILLAAVSIDHMLHKRKAA from the coding sequence ATGGCAGTCGATACATTGGGGGTCGCCGGAAGAACGCGCAGACCCGGCTGGAAGCGGATTGGCACGATGCGCGAGGCGGGACTGATCGCGATCATCCTTTCGCTCTGCATCATCATGAGCTTCGCCTCGCCGCATTTCCTGACGCTCGGCAATTTCCGGGCGATGCTCATGTCCTTCTCGGTCGAGGGCATCGTCGTCGTCGGCATGACGATCCTCTTGATCGTCGGCGGCATCGATCTCTCGGTCGGCTCCGTCGTCTGCTTCTCGATGGTACTCTCCGGCTCTCTGTTCCTGATGGGGTTGGATCCTTGGACGGCATCGCTCGTCGGCATTGCCGCCAGTGCCGCCATAGGCTGCATCATGGGCTTCTTCGTCACCGTCGTCGGGCTCAACCACTTCATCACGTCGCTTGCGGCCATGGTGATCGTGCGCGGTCTCTGCCTCGTCATCACGAAAGGCACGCCGCTTTCGCTCTTCACCCTGCCGCCGGAGTTCAAGGCTGTGGGCCAGGGCACTTTCTTCGGTGTGCCCTATGTGATCCTGATCTTCATCGCCGTCGTTGCCGCCTTCGATTTTCTGCTGCGCCGGGCAACCGCCTTCCGCAAGGTTTTCTACACCGGCAGCAACGAGAAGGCCGCACTCTATTCCGGGATCAAGACGAAGGACGTCAAATTCTGGGTGACGGTTCTTTGCGCGACACTCTCGGGTGTGGCGGGCACGATCTACATGTCGCGCTTCGGCGCGGCGACGCCGACCTTCGGCGTCGGCATGGAGCTCAACATCATCGCGGCGGCGGTGATCGGCGGCGCTTCGCTCAACGGCGGATCGGGGACGATCCTCGGCGCCATCCTCGGCATCGCCCTCCTCTCCGTCGTCACCAGCTCGCTGATCCTGCTCGACGTTTCGGTCTACTGGCAGGATATGATCAAGGGCTGCATACTGCTCGCAGCCGTTTCCATCGATCATATGCTGCACAAGCGGAAGGCTGCCTGA
- a CDS encoding aldo/keto reductase, whose protein sequence is MNGRQLIREIGRSGVATSAVGLGTWAIGGWMWGGTDERESVAAIHASLDAGVTLIDTAPAYGLGRAEEIVGKALSGRRDKAVIATKCGLVWHTRRGNHFFDQDGKPVHRHLGRESIFHEVEQSLRRLGTDYIDLYITHWQDPTTPIEETMRALEDLRAAGKIRAIGASNVNLKELQTYVKIGGLDAIQERFSMMDREIEAELLPVTTANRVATLSYSSLALGLLSGSIGPERVFSGDDQRKDNPRFSVANREKAMRFADAIRPIAQTREATVAQIVIAWTLAQPGITFALCGARNPAQALDNARAGTIRLDANDLSAIDAAIAAELANMDR, encoded by the coding sequence ATGAACGGACGGCAATTGATACGGGAAATCGGCCGCTCCGGGGTTGCCACGTCGGCGGTCGGCCTCGGCACCTGGGCGATCGGCGGCTGGATGTGGGGCGGCACGGACGAACGGGAATCCGTCGCCGCCATCCATGCCTCGCTCGATGCCGGCGTGACGCTGATCGACACCGCGCCCGCCTACGGGCTCGGCCGGGCGGAAGAAATCGTCGGCAAGGCGCTTTCCGGGCGCCGCGACAAGGCGGTTATCGCAACGAAGTGCGGCCTCGTCTGGCACACACGCCGGGGCAATCACTTCTTCGACCAGGACGGCAAGCCCGTCCATCGCCATCTCGGCCGGGAATCGATCTTCCACGAAGTGGAACAGAGCCTCAGGCGACTCGGCACGGACTATATCGATCTTTACATCACCCATTGGCAGGACCCGACGACGCCGATCGAGGAAACCATGCGGGCGCTGGAAGACCTGCGCGCTGCCGGAAAGATCCGGGCGATCGGCGCAAGCAACGTGAACCTGAAAGAACTTCAGACCTACGTAAAGATCGGCGGCCTTGACGCGATCCAGGAACGATTCAGCATGATGGACCGTGAGATCGAGGCGGAGCTCCTGCCGGTCACGACGGCCAATCGGGTGGCAACGCTCAGCTATTCTTCGCTGGCTCTGGGGCTCCTGTCCGGCTCGATCGGGCCGGAACGGGTCTTTTCCGGCGACGACCAGCGCAAGGACAACCCGCGGTTCTCCGTCGCAAACCGGGAAAAGGCCATGCGCTTCGCCGACGCGATACGGCCGATTGCCCAAACGCGCGAGGCAACGGTCGCTCAGATCGTCATCGCCTGGACCCTGGCGCAGCCCGGCATAACCTTTGCGCTTTGTGGCGCACGCAATCCAGCCCAGGCGCTCGACAACGCAAGAGCCGGCACGATCCGGCTCGACGCGAACGACCTCTCGGCGATCGATGCTGCGATAGCGGCTGAGCTGGCTAACATGGACAGGTAA
- a CDS encoding sugar-binding transcriptional regulator, with the protein MPNAKPKPLSAPREEIVIARQMHQALVLHFLEGLTQAQIADQLGISHATVNRLIKRGRQLGLVEIKIKSPVEPLVAIEEQLLALGGIRRAVVVPTVSDNPQIALQAVGEAAARLLMEEIADGDTICITGGKGVSAVVAGLQPPRRFDVEVIPATGCVQGKHYTDVNHVSTLMADRLGGHSFQIHAPLFADSEAERQMLLGMRAVADVFKRAREAKVAVVGIGSILSDDSSYYDLHPSSSTDREAIERSGASCELLAHLLDDHGRVCGYGLNRRLVSLTLAEFASIPTKIGVASGPTKAGPILSVMRGNHLDTLVTDQATGVRILELAKEGGEH; encoded by the coding sequence ATGCCGAACGCCAAACCGAAACCCTTGTCTGCCCCGCGTGAAGAGATCGTCATCGCCCGGCAGATGCACCAGGCCCTGGTGCTCCACTTCCTGGAGGGACTGACGCAGGCGCAGATAGCCGATCAGCTCGGCATCTCGCATGCGACCGTCAACCGCCTGATCAAGCGCGGCCGCCAACTCGGCCTTGTCGAAATCAAGATCAAGTCCCCCGTCGAACCGCTGGTCGCAATCGAAGAGCAATTGCTGGCGCTCGGAGGCATCCGCCGTGCGGTCGTCGTGCCGACCGTCTCCGACAACCCCCAGATCGCGCTGCAAGCGGTCGGCGAGGCGGCGGCACGGCTGCTGATGGAGGAGATCGCCGACGGCGACACGATCTGCATCACCGGGGGCAAGGGCGTGAGCGCCGTGGTCGCAGGCCTGCAGCCGCCACGGCGTTTCGACGTTGAGGTCATACCGGCCACCGGCTGCGTACAGGGCAAGCACTATACCGACGTCAACCACGTCTCGACCCTGATGGCGGACCGGCTCGGCGGGCATTCGTTCCAGATCCACGCGCCGCTCTTTGCCGACAGCGAGGCAGAGCGGCAAATGCTGCTCGGGATGCGCGCGGTGGCCGACGTTTTCAAGCGGGCACGAGAAGCGAAGGTTGCGGTCGTCGGCATCGGTTCGATCCTGTCGGACGACTCCAGCTATTACGACCTGCACCCCTCCTCGAGCACGGATCGCGAGGCGATCGAACGATCCGGCGCCTCCTGCGAACTGTTGGCACATCTGCTCGACGATCACGGGCGCGTCTGCGGCTACGGTCTCAACCGGCGTCTGGTCTCGCTGACGCTCGCGGAATTCGCTTCGATCCCGACGAAGATCGGTGTTGCAAGCGGACCGACCAAGGCGGGGCCGATCTTAAGCGTCATGCGCGGCAATCATCTGGACACGCTCGTCACCGACCAGGCGACGGGGGTTCGCATTCTCGAACTGGCCAAGGAAGGCGGAGAGCACTGA
- a CDS encoding substrate-binding domain-containing protein has translation MRNFLSTTAMAVLTTTLLAGTAAAETENPFRCKPGEKYVMNVMVSGVEYWFPVYEMFKQAGQQFGCETAYTGTPEYDVNKQIASFDQALAQNPAGILVHPMNSDPFIEPINRAIEQGTAVVTFAADSPLSKRVSYITSDNTREGIYAADKIAEKLGGKGEYAVLENPGQDNHDKRIAAFIGRMEEKWPDMKLVGRAASNQDPNKAYQGLTSLIQANPNLGAVFMPEANSAIGAAQANKETGGKVLVMCADVNANILDMIKAGEVFGSINPNQGMQGYMGFLLLWLAKHPELIDPMNDAKRSGFNPMSIPVVDNGLSIVTADNADDFYWDRYLKRRGTKGIEE, from the coding sequence TTGCGCAATTTTCTCAGCACGACCGCGATGGCGGTCCTTACAACCACGCTTCTTGCCGGCACAGCCGCCGCCGAAACGGAAAACCCGTTCCGCTGCAAGCCGGGCGAAAAATACGTCATGAACGTGATGGTATCCGGCGTCGAATACTGGTTCCCCGTTTATGAGATGTTCAAGCAGGCCGGCCAGCAGTTCGGCTGCGAGACGGCATACACCGGAACGCCGGAATATGACGTCAACAAGCAGATCGCCAGCTTCGACCAGGCACTCGCGCAGAACCCGGCGGGCATCCTGGTTCATCCGATGAACTCCGATCCGTTCATCGAGCCGATCAACCGGGCGATCGAGCAGGGTACGGCGGTCGTCACCTTCGCCGCGGATTCACCCTTGTCGAAGCGCGTTTCCTACATCACCTCCGACAATACCCGCGAAGGCATCTATGCCGCCGACAAGATCGCCGAAAAGCTCGGCGGCAAGGGCGAATATGCGGTGCTCGAAAATCCCGGCCAGGACAATCACGACAAGCGCATTGCGGCCTTCATCGGCCGCATGGAGGAAAAATGGCCCGATATGAAGCTCGTCGGCCGGGCCGCTTCCAATCAGGACCCGAACAAGGCCTACCAGGGCCTGACGAGCCTCATCCAGGCCAACCCGAACCTTGGCGCCGTCTTCATGCCCGAGGCCAATTCGGCGATCGGCGCGGCGCAGGCGAACAAGGAAACCGGCGGCAAGGTCCTCGTCATGTGCGCCGACGTCAACGCCAACATTCTCGACATGATCAAGGCTGGCGAGGTCTTCGGCTCGATCAACCCGAACCAGGGCATGCAGGGCTATATGGGCTTCCTGCTGCTCTGGCTCGCCAAGCATCCCGAGCTCATCGACCCGATGAACGACGCCAAGCGCTCCGGCTTCAACCCGATGAGCATCCCCGTCGTCGACAACGGACTGTCGATCGTCACGGCCGACAACGCCGACGACTTCTACTGGGACAGGTACCTGAAGCGCCGCGGCACCAAGGGTATCGAGGAATAA
- the araG gene encoding L-arabinose ABC transporter ATP-binding protein AraG produces the protein MQDFLDFQSISKGYPGVQALSEVSFSVRKGAVHGLMGENGAGKSTLIRVLSGDQAADTGEIRIDGEPQHYRSVRDAFDAGVIVIHQELQLVPELTVAENLWLGRFPGRAGVIDRRQLVRVVADRLAEIGIDVDPAAKVASLSIGERQMVEIAKAVMIDARVIALDEPTSSLSSRESEILFSLIERLRSNGTVILYVSHRLDEIFRLCDSLTVLRDGRLAAHHPDISKVSREQIIAEMVGREIANIWGWRPRPLGTARLTVEGVAGAALPHPISFSVRRGEILGFFGLIGAGRSEMARLVYGADSRSRGKVLVDGVAVPADNPQLSIRAGVVLCPEDRKSDGIVQGRSIEENIAISSRRHFSRFGILDLEKEAELADRFIAKLRVRTPSRTQDIVNLSGGNQQKVILGRWLSEEGVKVLLVDEPTRGIDVGAKSEIYDILYELAAQGMAIVVISSELPEVMGIADRILVMCEGRIAADVARADFDEHRILAAALPDASAQSVSLSEQVR, from the coding sequence ATGCAGGATTTTCTGGACTTCCAATCGATTTCAAAAGGCTATCCCGGCGTCCAGGCGCTGTCGGAGGTCTCCTTTTCCGTCCGCAAGGGTGCCGTTCACGGACTGATGGGCGAAAACGGAGCCGGAAAGTCCACCTTGATACGGGTGCTCTCCGGGGACCAGGCTGCCGATACCGGCGAGATCCGCATCGACGGCGAGCCGCAACACTATCGTTCCGTACGCGACGCCTTTGACGCGGGCGTAATCGTCATCCATCAGGAGCTGCAGCTCGTGCCGGAGCTGACGGTCGCCGAAAACCTCTGGCTAGGACGTTTTCCCGGCAGGGCCGGCGTCATCGACCGCCGCCAGTTGGTCAGAGTCGTCGCCGACAGGCTTGCGGAAATCGGTATCGACGTCGATCCTGCCGCGAAGGTCGCGTCCCTGTCGATCGGGGAGCGCCAGATGGTCGAGATCGCCAAGGCAGTGATGATCGATGCCCGGGTGATTGCGCTCGACGAGCCGACCTCTTCGCTTTCCTCACGCGAAAGCGAGATCCTCTTTTCCCTGATCGAGAGGTTGCGGTCGAACGGCACCGTTATCCTCTATGTTTCGCATCGGCTGGATGAGATCTTCCGCCTGTGCGACAGCCTCACTGTGCTGAGAGACGGCCGCCTTGCCGCCCATCATCCGGACATCTCGAAAGTCAGCCGCGAGCAGATCATCGCCGAGATGGTCGGGCGCGAAATAGCGAACATCTGGGGCTGGCGTCCCAGGCCGCTCGGGACGGCGAGGCTTACAGTCGAAGGCGTTGCCGGCGCCGCTCTGCCCCATCCGATCAGTTTCTCCGTGCGCAGGGGCGAAATTCTCGGCTTCTTCGGGCTGATCGGCGCCGGCCGCAGCGAAATGGCCCGCCTGGTCTATGGTGCCGATAGCCGCTCGCGGGGCAAGGTCCTGGTGGATGGCGTTGCCGTACCGGCGGACAATCCGCAACTGTCGATCCGTGCCGGCGTCGTCTTATGCCCGGAAGACCGAAAATCCGACGGGATCGTCCAGGGGCGTTCAATCGAGGAGAATATAGCGATCTCCTCCCGCCGCCATTTCTCGCGTTTCGGCATTCTCGACCTCGAAAAAGAGGCGGAGCTCGCCGACAGGTTCATCGCGAAGCTGCGCGTGCGCACGCCGTCGCGCACCCAGGACATCGTCAATCTTTCCGGCGGAAACCAACAGAAGGTGATCCTTGGACGCTGGCTGTCGGAAGAGGGCGTCAAGGTGCTGTTGGTCGACGAGCCGACCCGCGGCATCGATGTCGGTGCGAAATCGGAAATCTACGACATTCTCTACGAGCTTGCGGCGCAAGGCATGGCCATCGTCGTCATCTCGAGCGAATTGCCCGAGGTAATGGGCATTGCAGACCGCATTCTGGTGATGTGCGAAGGCCGCATCGCGGCCGATGTCGCAAGAGCCGACTTCGACGAACACCGGATTCTCGCAGCCGCGCTCCCGGATGCTTCAGCCCAAAGTGTGTCCCTTTCCGAACAGGTACGGTAA
- a CDS encoding glycerol-3-phosphate dehydrogenase/oxidase — MTRTEILDGLRRSPKVDVCVLGGGINGLSVFRELALQGVRVLLVEKHDYCSGASAALSRMVHGGLRYLENGEFTLVKESLVERDRLLRNAPHLVAPLATTVPVFDTFSGLANGIVRFLGLSRRPSRRGAIAIKAGLSIYDLLTRKRALMPRHRFRGRRATLAKWPALNPKIRSSATYYDAWVSHPERIGMELLQDGLSASTEAAALNYAELRRNEAGKYLIADGIDEVGVEIEPRLIVNATGGWIDITNCALLPADHRPAPLMGGTKGSHLIIDNARLREALGDHMIYYENEDGRICILFPFFGKVLVGSTDIRVEDPGSVRCEEQERDYILQSLAFVLPGIEIGQDEIVFQFSGVRPLPASSDSFTGRIPRDHFCTMIESAGTPVLCMIGGKWTTFRSFGELAADTALERLGLSRHVSTADRAIGGGRRFPADRESWIAALAARCGLPPPHVAELFSRYGTEAEALAAFIAQGSDAVIPGAGHTVRELLYLIRNEAVEHLDDLLLRRTTLAVSGTLSLAILDAALELLTEEKGWSEARGLSERNRCLALLRDRHGLDEQALATRMPRPLAKAAAAG; from the coding sequence ATGACAAGAACAGAGATTTTGGACGGGCTCCGCCGGAGCCCGAAGGTGGACGTGTGCGTCCTCGGCGGCGGCATCAATGGGCTCAGCGTCTTTCGCGAGCTCGCGCTGCAGGGGGTGCGCGTCCTGCTCGTCGAGAAACACGACTACTGCTCCGGTGCAAGTGCTGCCCTGTCGCGCATGGTGCATGGCGGCCTGCGCTATCTCGAAAACGGCGAATTCACGCTGGTCAAGGAGTCGCTCGTGGAGCGGGACCGGCTGCTCAGGAACGCGCCGCATCTTGTGGCGCCTCTGGCGACGACGGTTCCGGTCTTCGACACATTCTCCGGCCTTGCCAACGGTATCGTCCGCTTTCTCGGCTTGAGCCGTCGGCCGAGCCGCCGCGGTGCGATCGCGATCAAAGCCGGACTTTCGATCTACGATCTGCTGACGCGCAAGCGGGCGCTGATGCCGCGGCACCGGTTCCGCGGCCGTCGTGCGACGCTCGCGAAATGGCCTGCGCTCAACCCGAAGATCCGCAGTTCCGCCACCTATTACGATGCCTGGGTGAGCCACCCCGAGCGCATCGGCATGGAACTGTTGCAGGACGGCCTGTCCGCTTCGACTGAGGCGGCAGCGCTGAACTATGCCGAGCTTCGCAGAAACGAGGCCGGCAAATACCTCATAGCCGACGGCATCGATGAGGTCGGAGTCGAGATCGAGCCCCGGCTGATCGTAAACGCGACCGGCGGATGGATCGACATCACCAATTGCGCGCTGCTCCCCGCCGACCACCGTCCAGCTCCCCTGATGGGCGGCACGAAGGGATCGCATCTGATCATCGACAATGCCCGCCTGCGAGAAGCACTCGGCGACCACATGATCTATTACGAAAACGAGGACGGCCGCATCTGCATCCTTTTTCCCTTTTTCGGCAAGGTGCTGGTCGGCTCGACCGACATTCGGGTCGAGGATCCCGGGTCCGTCAGGTGCGAGGAACAAGAGCGCGACTACATCCTGCAGTCTCTGGCCTTCGTCTTGCCCGGTATCGAGATCGGGCAGGATGAAATCGTCTTCCAGTTCTCCGGCGTGCGACCGCTGCCCGCCAGCAGCGACAGTTTCACCGGCCGCATCCCGCGCGACCATTTCTGCACCATGATCGAGAGCGCCGGCACGCCGGTGCTGTGCATGATCGGCGGCAAGTGGACGACCTTTCGCTCGTTCGGCGAACTTGCCGCCGACACGGCTCTGGAACGGCTCGGTCTTTCACGCCACGTCTCGACGGCCGACCGCGCCATCGGCGGCGGGCGGCGATTTCCAGCCGATCGCGAAAGCTGGATTGCCGCGCTGGCCGCTCGTTGCGGCCTGCCGCCGCCGCACGTCGCCGAATTGTTCTCCCGCTACGGAACGGAAGCGGAGGCGCTGGCGGCTTTCATCGCCCAGGGAAGCGATGCCGTGATCCCGGGCGCCGGTCATACCGTGCGGGAACTTCTGTACCTGATCCGCAACGAGGCGGTCGAGCATCTGGACGATCTGCTCTTGCGCCGCACGACGCTCGCGGTCTCCGGCACGCTCTCGCTCGCCATTCTCGACGCTGCGCTCGAACTGCTTACGGAGGAGAAGGGCTGGTCCGAGGCGCGCGGCCTGAGTGAGCGGAACCGGTGCCTGGCGCTGTTGCGAGACCGGCACGGGCTCGACGAGCAAGCCCTTGCGACCCGAATGCCGCGCCCATTGGCCAAGGCCGCCGCGGCGGGTTGA
- the araH gene encoding L-arabinose ABC transporter permease AraH, which yields MTTSLKKLLLGEQGLVVIFAAALLVVSLTVPNFLTERNMLGLLQSVVTIGVVSCTMMFCLASRDFDLSVGSTVAFSGMVAVMASNATGSIVLGLLAALACGAIVGVANGIVIARFRINALITTLATMQIVRGFGLIASNGRAVGINDPAFYQLSLSKFLTVPTPIWVMVAFFIVFGFLLNRTVFGKNTLAIGGNPEASRLAGVDVARTRIWIFALQGLVCAVAGILLASRITSGQPNAAIGLELSVISACVLGGVSLAGGRATMTSVVVGVLIMGIAENVMNLLNIQAFYQNVVRGLILLIAVLLDNLRSVAGRPRG from the coding sequence ATGACGACTTCCTTGAAAAAACTCCTTCTCGGCGAGCAGGGACTGGTGGTTATTTTCGCCGCGGCCTTGCTGGTGGTGTCGCTGACGGTTCCGAATTTCCTCACCGAACGCAACATGCTGGGCCTGCTGCAGTCGGTGGTGACCATCGGGGTCGTCTCCTGCACGATGATGTTCTGCCTGGCGTCGCGTGACTTCGACCTTTCCGTCGGCTCGACTGTGGCTTTCTCCGGAATGGTAGCCGTCATGGCATCGAATGCCACGGGCTCGATCGTACTCGGGCTGCTCGCAGCTCTCGCCTGCGGCGCAATCGTCGGCGTCGCGAACGGCATCGTGATCGCCCGTTTCCGCATCAATGCGCTCATAACTACGCTGGCGACGATGCAAATCGTCCGCGGGTTCGGCTTGATCGCATCGAACGGGCGCGCGGTCGGAATCAACGATCCGGCCTTTTACCAGCTCTCCCTGTCCAAGTTTCTGACTGTCCCCACGCCGATCTGGGTGATGGTCGCCTTCTTCATCGTCTTCGGCTTCCTGCTCAACCGTACCGTCTTCGGCAAGAACACGCTTGCGATCGGCGGCAACCCGGAAGCTTCCCGGCTTGCGGGCGTAGACGTCGCGCGCACGCGCATCTGGATTTTCGCACTGCAGGGACTCGTATGCGCCGTGGCAGGAATCCTGCTGGCCTCGCGCATCACTTCCGGCCAGCCGAATGCGGCAATCGGCCTCGAACTCTCGGTCATTTCCGCCTGCGTTCTCGGCGGTGTTTCGCTTGCCGGCGGCAGGGCGACCATGACCAGCGTCGTCGTCGGCGTATTGATCATGGGCATTGCCGAGAACGTGATGAACCTGCTCAACATCCAGGCCTTCTATCAAAATGTCGTGCGTGGCCTCATCCTGCTGATCGCGGTCCTCCTCGACAACCTGCGATCCGTCGCCGGCAGGCCGCGGGGCTGA